A window from Sinorhizobium fredii encodes these proteins:
- a CDS encoding protein adenylyltransferase SelO → MNSIPPQPGSATAPFPFDNSYARLPGNFYARVEPTPVAEPWLIKFNRPLAEELCLDLEALERDGAAIFSGSMVPAGAEPLAMAYAGHQFGTFVPQLGDGRAILLGEVVDRDGKRRDIQLKGPGQTPYSRRGDGRAALGPVLREYIVSEAMHALGVPTTRALAATVTGQPVYREQILPGAVFTRVAASHIRVGTFQFFAARGDMDSVKALADYVIDRHYPELKADENPYLGLLRAVSERQAALIARWLHIGFIHGVMNTDNMTISGETIDFGPCAFMDAYDPKKVFSSIDQFGRYAYANQPAIGQWNLARLAETLVTLFDPTADVAVNLANDALGEYGAIFQNQWLDGMRRKIGLSTAEEGDLELVQALLALMHKGGADFTLTFRRLAASAEDAGADAELAKLFQAPEALSPWLGDWRRRLEREAPGPVERAAAMRAVNPAFIPRNHRIEQAIEAATEHADFSLFEAILEVTSKPYDDQPAHAAFAEPPQPGEEVLQTFCGT, encoded by the coding sequence ATGAATTCCATACCGCCGCAACCGGGCTCGGCGACAGCCCCGTTTCCCTTCGACAACAGCTATGCGCGACTGCCTGGGAATTTCTACGCCCGGGTCGAGCCGACACCTGTTGCCGAGCCCTGGCTGATCAAGTTCAATCGGCCGCTCGCGGAAGAGCTGTGTCTCGATCTCGAAGCGCTCGAGCGCGACGGCGCCGCGATCTTCTCCGGCAGCATGGTCCCGGCGGGCGCGGAGCCGCTCGCCATGGCCTATGCCGGGCACCAGTTCGGCACCTTCGTCCCGCAACTCGGCGACGGCCGCGCCATCCTGCTGGGCGAAGTCGTCGACCGTGATGGAAAACGCCGCGACATCCAGCTCAAGGGACCCGGCCAGACCCCATATTCGCGCCGCGGCGACGGCCGGGCAGCGCTCGGGCCTGTGCTGCGCGAATATATCGTCAGCGAGGCGATGCATGCGCTCGGCGTGCCGACCACCCGCGCGCTTGCCGCGACGGTGACCGGCCAGCCGGTCTATCGCGAGCAGATCCTCCCCGGCGCCGTCTTTACCCGGGTGGCGGCGAGCCATATCCGGGTCGGTACGTTCCAGTTCTTCGCCGCACGCGGCGACATGGACTCGGTCAAGGCACTGGCCGACTACGTGATCGACCGCCACTACCCCGAACTGAAGGCAGACGAGAACCCTTATCTGGGCCTTCTCAGGGCAGTCTCGGAGCGGCAGGCAGCGTTGATCGCGCGCTGGCTGCACATCGGCTTCATTCACGGCGTGATGAACACCGACAACATGACGATTTCCGGCGAAACGATCGACTTCGGTCCCTGCGCCTTCATGGATGCCTACGATCCGAAAAAGGTCTTCAGTTCAATCGACCAGTTCGGCCGCTACGCCTATGCCAACCAGCCGGCCATCGGCCAGTGGAATCTCGCCCGGCTCGCCGAAACACTCGTGACGCTCTTCGATCCGACGGCAGACGTGGCGGTGAACCTCGCCAATGACGCCCTCGGCGAGTATGGCGCTATCTTCCAGAACCAATGGCTCGACGGCATGCGCCGCAAGATCGGGCTCTCAACGGCGGAAGAGGGTGACCTGGAGCTGGTGCAGGCTTTGCTGGCGCTGATGCACAAAGGGGGCGCGGATTTCACCCTCACCTTCAGAAGGCTCGCTGCGTCGGCGGAAGACGCAGGCGCCGATGCCGAGCTTGCCAAGCTCTTCCAGGCGCCCGAGGCACTGTCGCCATGGCTTGGGGACTGGCGCCGCCGTCTCGAGCGCGAAGCTCCCGGGCCGGTCGAAAGAGCGGCAGCGATGCGCGCCGTCAATCCGGCCTTCATTCCGCGCAACCACCGCATCGAGCAGGCGATCGAAGCGGCGACCGAACATGCGGATTTCTCGCTTTTCGAAGCGATTCTCGAGGTGACCTCCAAACCTTACGATGATCAGCCGGCACATGCCGCCTTTGCCGAGCCGCCGCAACCTGGCGAAGAAGTGCTGCAAACCTTCTGCGGCACCTGA
- a CDS encoding S9 family peptidase: MSVFRNLPAAPVARKKPLTDTRHGISRTDDYAWLRADNWQAMFKNPSTLDPEIRRHLEAENDYMNAAMADTKDLQKALFAEMRGRIKEDDSSVPMKDGAFAYGTFYVKGGEHPRYFRIPRDGAAGDETIRQVLLDGDKEAEGKAYFRIAGLDHSSDHARGIWGYDDKGSEYFTLKVRDLSSGEDLADIVENTGGGGAWAPDGQSFFYTVLDENHRPSRIYHHVVGTPQSEDRLVYEETDPGFFMSVGGSLLDDFIYIDIHDHETSEYRLLSTKNLTAEPQIVAKRVIGLEYSMTEGGEVFYILTNADGAKDFKIMEAPVEAPQKENWREVVAHRPGTLILSHMAYARHLVWLQRREGLPEIVIRDRKTGEEHAIAFAEEAYSLGLSGAAEYDTDVIRFSYSSMTTPSQLFDYNMATRERTLLKTQEVPSGHDPDDYVTRRVFAPAEDGASVPLTLLYRKDTPLDGSAPCLLYGYGAYGITIPAGFNTNCLSLVDRGFVYAIAHIRGGKDKGFQWYEDGKMAKKSNTFKDFIAAADHLNQQKFTSYANIVAEGGSAGGMLMGAIANMAPEKFRGIIAAVPFVDVLNTMLDDTLPLTPPEWPEWGNPIESAEFYNIIAGYSPYDNVEAKPYPAILALGGLTDPRVTYWEPAKWVARLREKTTGSEPILLKTNMDAGHGGASGRFQRLEEIAFEYAFAIKVAGRM; the protein is encoded by the coding sequence TTGTCCGTTTTCAGAAACCTGCCCGCCGCGCCCGTCGCTCGTAAGAAGCCGCTCACGGATACGCGCCACGGCATCAGCCGGACCGATGACTACGCCTGGCTGAGGGCCGACAACTGGCAGGCTATGTTCAAGAACCCGTCGACCCTCGATCCGGAAATTCGCCGGCACCTCGAGGCGGAAAATGACTACATGAACGCCGCGATGGCGGACACCAAGGATCTGCAGAAGGCGCTGTTTGCCGAAATGCGCGGCCGCATCAAGGAGGACGATTCCTCCGTACCGATGAAGGACGGCGCCTTTGCCTATGGCACGTTCTATGTGAAGGGCGGCGAGCATCCGCGCTATTTTCGCATCCCGCGCGACGGAGCGGCGGGCGACGAGACGATCCGCCAGGTGCTGCTCGACGGCGACAAGGAAGCTGAGGGCAAGGCTTACTTCCGCATCGCCGGCCTCGACCATTCGAGCGATCATGCCCGCGGCATCTGGGGTTACGACGACAAGGGATCGGAATATTTCACGCTGAAGGTGCGCGATCTTTCGAGCGGCGAGGACCTGGCCGACATAGTCGAGAATACCGGCGGCGGCGGTGCCTGGGCACCGGACGGCCAGAGCTTCTTCTACACCGTGCTTGACGAGAACCACCGGCCGTCGCGAATCTACCACCACGTCGTCGGCACGCCGCAGTCCGAGGATCGGCTCGTCTACGAGGAAACGGACCCCGGCTTCTTCATGTCTGTCGGAGGATCGCTGCTCGACGACTTCATCTATATCGACATCCATGATCATGAGACGAGCGAATACCGGCTGCTTTCGACCAAGAACCTGACGGCCGAGCCGCAGATCGTGGCGAAACGCGTCATCGGTCTCGAATATTCCATGACCGAGGGCGGCGAGGTCTTCTACATCCTCACCAATGCCGACGGTGCCAAGGATTTCAAGATCATGGAAGCGCCGGTGGAAGCGCCGCAGAAGGAAAACTGGCGTGAGGTGGTGGCGCACCGCCCGGGTACGCTGATCCTCAGCCACATGGCCTATGCCCGTCACCTCGTTTGGCTGCAGCGCCGCGAGGGGCTGCCGGAGATCGTCATCCGCGACCGGAAGACAGGTGAAGAACATGCGATCGCCTTTGCCGAGGAAGCCTATTCATTGGGGCTCTCGGGGGCGGCCGAATACGACACCGACGTCATCCGCTTCTCCTATTCGTCGATGACGACGCCCTCGCAGCTCTTCGACTACAACATGGCGACGCGCGAGCGCACGCTCCTGAAGACCCAGGAAGTGCCCTCCGGCCACGATCCGGACGATTACGTCACGCGCCGCGTCTTCGCCCCGGCTGAGGATGGTGCGTCGGTTCCGCTGACGCTCCTCTATCGCAAGGACACACCGCTCGACGGTTCGGCGCCGTGCCTGCTCTACGGTTATGGTGCTTACGGCATCACCATCCCGGCCGGCTTCAACACCAATTGCCTGTCGCTCGTCGACCGCGGCTTCGTCTATGCCATTGCCCATATCCGCGGCGGCAAGGACAAGGGCTTTCAATGGTACGAAGACGGAAAAATGGCGAAGAAGTCCAACACTTTCAAGGACTTCATCGCCGCGGCTGACCATCTGAATCAGCAGAAGTTCACATCCTACGCAAACATCGTCGCCGAGGGCGGCTCGGCGGGCGGTATGCTGATGGGCGCAATCGCCAATATGGCACCGGAGAAATTCCGGGGCATCATCGCGGCAGTCCCCTTCGTCGACGTCCTGAATACCATGCTGGACGACACGCTGCCGCTGACGCCGCCGGAATGGCCGGAGTGGGGCAATCCGATCGAGAGCGCCGAGTTCTACAACATCATTGCCGGCTACTCGCCCTACGACAATGTGGAAGCTAAGCCTTACCCGGCAATCCTGGCGCTCGGCGGCCTGACCGATCCGCGCGTCACCTATTGGGAGCCGGCGAAATGGGTCGCCAGGCTCCGCGAGAAGACGACCGGCAGCGAGCCGATCCTGTTGAAGACCAACATGGATGCCGGGCATGGCGGCGCCTCGGGCCGTTTTCAGCGGCTGGAGGAAATCGCGTTCGAATACGCTTTCGCCATCAAGGTCGCCGGCAGGATGTAG
- a CDS encoding TetR/AcrR family transcriptional regulator yields the protein MRKGEETRAKILDAAEAAVLAKGFGGTSIDELIVETGITKSGFFYHFRDKNELAKALLERYIDNDERIYDEIFGRARELADDPLQAFLIGLKLLAELLSDLPNGHPGCLVATMCTQERAFDREIQEMNRQAALMWRRRFAAMFRDIMQVYRPREALDADQLADMVSTVLEGGIVLSKALKEPKSLPDQLLVFRSFVRLLFQPAA from the coding sequence ATGCGAAAGGGCGAGGAAACGCGTGCCAAGATCCTGGATGCTGCCGAAGCCGCAGTGCTGGCAAAGGGTTTCGGTGGCACCTCGATCGACGAACTGATCGTCGAGACAGGCATCACCAAGAGCGGGTTCTTCTATCATTTTCGCGACAAGAACGAGCTCGCCAAGGCGCTGCTCGAGCGCTACATCGACAATGACGAGCGCATCTACGACGAGATTTTCGGCCGGGCGCGCGAACTTGCCGACGACCCGCTGCAGGCGTTCCTGATCGGATTGAAGCTGCTTGCAGAATTGCTCTCCGACTTGCCGAACGGCCATCCGGGCTGCCTGGTCGCCACGATGTGCACCCAGGAGCGCGCCTTCGACCGCGAGATCCAGGAGATGAACCGCCAGGCGGCGCTGATGTGGCGCCGGCGCTTCGCCGCCATGTTCCGGGACATCATGCAGGTCTATCGGCCGCGGGAAGCGCTGGATGCGGATCAGCTCGCCGACATGGTCTCGACCGTCCTCGAAGGCGGTATCGTACTCTCAAAAGCCTTGAAGGAGCCGAAAAGCCTGCCCGACCAGCTCCTTGTCTTCCGCAGTTTCGTGCGCTTGCTGTTCCAGCCCGCCGCGTAA
- a CDS encoding glucose/quinate/shikimate family membrane-bound PQQ-dependent dehydrogenase: MPIVLTALFFALIGLVLGAGGTRLVLLGGSPYYIITGLAFLLTALLLYRKSAAAIWVYTLMVLGSLTWAVWEVGLDWWQLGPRGGVIILLGLWLLTPWIRRPLGFISPSGEHYSAAAWPLALASLVAIGVALYSMTQDVHDIRGDLPADVAAGNPNLGGNVPAGEWHHYGRTLFGQRYSPLAQIHRENVATLKVAWQYQTGDVKLPEDIGETTYQVTPLKVKDTLYLCTPHNWAIAVDAATGRQKWKYDSNSGLNPDRQHQTCRGVTYWADPAAAAGSACAERVYLPTSDARLIALDAANGTVCTGFADQGVLHLEQGMRYNPAGYYYSTSPPVAVAGKLIVGGAVNDNYSTQEQSGVIRAFDIKTGALIWNWDSGNPDQTAPLPPGQFYTTNSPNSWSVSSVDEALGLIYVPLGNQVPDQLGMGRSEHVEKYSSSIVALDINTGAVRWVRQTVHHDLWDMDVPAQPALLDITREDGSVVPALVGPTKQGDIYVLDRRSGEPIIPVEEVPAPGGAIAEDFTAPTQPVSGLTFMPPPLQERDMWGITMFDQLACRIEFLSLKYEGRYTPPSLEGTLVYPGNFGTFNWGSVAVDPERQVMFGMPTYLAFTSRLVPREEIPPKGEGEKGSEQGLNRNEGAPYGVYMGPFLGPLRIPCQAPPWGYVAGADLRTGKIAYKHKNGTVYDMTPLPLPFRLGVPGIGGPIITKGGVAFLGATVDNFLRAYDVTTGDQLWEARLPAGGQATPMTYMVGDKQYLLMVAGGHGSVGTKPGDYVIAYTLP; this comes from the coding sequence ATGCCGATTGTCCTGACCGCCCTTTTCTTCGCACTGATAGGTCTCGTGCTCGGTGCGGGAGGGACAAGGCTCGTCCTGCTCGGCGGCAGTCCATACTACATCATCACCGGCTTGGCGTTCCTGCTCACCGCATTGCTGCTCTACCGCAAGAGCGCGGCGGCGATCTGGGTCTATACGCTGATGGTCCTCGGCTCGCTTACCTGGGCCGTCTGGGAGGTCGGGCTTGACTGGTGGCAGCTTGGTCCGCGCGGCGGTGTGATCATCCTGCTGGGCCTCTGGCTGCTTACGCCATGGATCCGGCGGCCGCTCGGTTTCATCAGCCCGTCGGGCGAACACTACAGCGCAGCCGCCTGGCCACTTGCGCTCGCCAGCCTCGTCGCGATCGGCGTCGCGCTCTATTCGATGACGCAGGACGTCCATGACATTCGCGGCGACCTGCCGGCTGACGTCGCGGCGGGCAACCCCAACCTCGGCGGCAATGTGCCGGCCGGCGAGTGGCATCACTACGGCCGCACGCTGTTCGGCCAGCGCTATTCGCCGCTCGCCCAGATCCACCGGGAGAACGTCGCGACTCTGAAGGTCGCGTGGCAGTACCAGACAGGAGACGTCAAGCTGCCGGAGGATATCGGCGAAACCACCTATCAGGTGACGCCGCTGAAGGTGAAGGACACGCTCTATCTCTGCACGCCGCATAATTGGGCGATCGCGGTCGATGCTGCGACCGGCCGGCAGAAATGGAAATATGATTCGAACTCGGGTCTGAACCCGGACCGCCAGCACCAGACCTGCCGCGGCGTCACCTATTGGGCCGATCCGGCGGCGGCCGCCGGCAGCGCCTGTGCCGAACGCGTCTATCTGCCGACATCGGACGCCCGCCTGATCGCGCTCGATGCCGCGAACGGCACGGTCTGCACCGGTTTTGCCGACCAGGGCGTTCTGCACCTCGAACAGGGCATGCGCTACAATCCCGCCGGCTATTACTATTCGACATCGCCCCCGGTCGCCGTCGCCGGTAAGCTTATCGTCGGCGGCGCCGTCAACGACAATTACTCGACCCAGGAACAGTCCGGCGTCATCCGCGCCTTCGACATCAAGACCGGGGCGCTTATCTGGAACTGGGACAGCGGCAACCCCGATCAGACGGCGCCGCTGCCGCCCGGCCAGTTCTACACGACCAATTCGCCGAACAGCTGGTCGGTCTCCTCCGTCGACGAGGCTCTCGGGCTGATCTATGTCCCGCTCGGCAATCAGGTTCCCGATCAACTCGGCATGGGGCGGAGCGAGCATGTGGAGAAATACTCCTCCTCGATCGTCGCGCTGGACATCAACACGGGCGCGGTGCGCTGGGTCAGGCAGACGGTGCATCACGACCTCTGGGACATGGACGTGCCGGCGCAACCGGCCCTCCTCGACATCACCAGGGAAGACGGGAGCGTCGTGCCGGCGCTTGTCGGGCCGACCAAGCAGGGCGACATCTATGTGCTCGACCGGCGCAGCGGAGAACCGATCATTCCGGTGGAGGAGGTGCCCGCCCCCGGCGGCGCGATCGCGGAGGATTTCACCGCGCCGACCCAGCCGGTCTCCGGACTCACCTTTATGCCGCCGCCGCTTCAGGAGCGCGACATGTGGGGAATTACCATGTTCGACCAGCTCGCCTGCCGGATCGAGTTCCTCTCGTTGAAATACGAGGGCCGCTACACGCCCCCCTCGCTCGAAGGAACGCTCGTCTATCCGGGCAATTTCGGCACCTTCAACTGGGGCTCGGTCGCCGTCGACCCGGAGCGCCAGGTGATGTTCGGAATGCCAACCTATCTCGCATTCACCTCGCGGCTCGTGCCGCGCGAGGAAATCCCGCCGAAGGGCGAAGGCGAAAAGGGCAGCGAGCAAGGGCTGAACCGCAACGAGGGAGCACCCTACGGCGTCTATATGGGTCCGTTCCTCGGTCCCTTGCGGATTCCCTGCCAGGCGCCGCCCTGGGGCTATGTCGCGGGTGCCGACCTCCGGACCGGCAAGATCGCCTACAAGCACAAGAACGGCACGGTCTACGACATGACGCCGCTGCCGCTTCCCTTCAGGCTCGGCGTGCCGGGCATCGGCGGACCGATCATCACCAAGGGCGGCGTCGCCTTTCTCGGCGCCACGGTCGACAATTTCCTGAGAGCCTATGACGTCACCACCGGCGACCAGCTCTGGGAGGCGCGGCTGCCGGCCGGCGGCCAGGCGACGCCGATGACCTATATGGTCGGCGACAAGCAGTATCTGCTGATGGTCGCAGGCGGGCACGGCTCGGTCGGGACCAAGCCGGGCGACTATGTGATCGCCTATACGCTGCCCTGA
- a CDS encoding homocysteine S-methyltransferase family protein, which translates to MAKYRHDLPLLRGGTFLSDGGMETALIFHEGAELPHFASFVLLSTPEGRRQLLRYYTRYLEIARLHDTGFVLDTATWRANADWGAKLGYDAEALRQVNQDAAHLLAELRAQYERPQVPIVFNGVIGPRGDGYKAGLMNAKEAEEYHSAQVAAFAGSEADIVSAVTMTNVDEAIGVARAARKHGMPCAISFTVETDGRLVTGGSLQEAVETVDAETEGYPHYYMVNCAHPSHFESSLDQRQPWVRRIGGIRANASTKSHAELDESETLDIGDIGDLARRYRSLTGRMPHLRVLGGCCGTDHRHIAAICEVCLPATALSA; encoded by the coding sequence ATCGCCAAGTATCGACATGACCTGCCGCTTTTACGGGGTGGCACATTCCTCAGCGACGGCGGCATGGAGACGGCGCTGATCTTTCATGAAGGAGCCGAGCTGCCGCACTTCGCCTCTTTCGTCCTGCTGTCGACCCCGGAGGGCCGCCGGCAGCTGTTGCGCTATTACACGCGCTATCTCGAGATCGCGCGGCTCCACGACACCGGTTTCGTGCTCGACACGGCTACGTGGCGCGCCAATGCCGACTGGGGCGCGAAACTTGGCTACGACGCCGAGGCGCTCAGGCAGGTCAACCAGGACGCCGCCCACCTGCTTGCCGAACTGCGGGCGCAGTACGAGCGGCCGCAGGTCCCGATCGTGTTCAACGGCGTTATCGGTCCGCGCGGCGACGGCTACAAGGCCGGCCTGATGAATGCGAAGGAAGCTGAGGAATATCACAGCGCCCAGGTCGCGGCCTTTGCCGGCAGCGAAGCCGACATAGTATCGGCGGTGACCATGACGAATGTCGACGAGGCGATCGGCGTCGCAAGAGCGGCCAGGAAACACGGCATGCCCTGCGCCATCTCCTTCACCGTCGAGACCGACGGTCGTCTGGTAACGGGCGGCTCTCTCCAGGAAGCCGTCGAAACGGTGGACGCAGAGACGGAAGGCTATCCGCATTACTACATGGTCAATTGCGCCCATCCGAGCCATTTCGAAAGCAGCCTCGATCAGCGCCAGCCATGGGTGCGGCGGATCGGCGGCATTCGCGCCAACGCCTCGACCAAGAGCCATGCCGAACTCGACGAAAGCGAGACCTTGGACATAGGAGACATCGGCGATCTCGCCCGGCGCTATCGTTCGCTCACAGGCCGCATGCCGCATTTGCGTGTGCTGGGCGGCTGCTGCGGCACCGACCATCGCCACATCGCGGCGATCTGCGAGGTCTGCCTGCCCGCGACCGCACTGAGCGCTTGA
- a CDS encoding DUF1697 domain-containing protein, with protein MPVYVALLRAVNVGGTATLPMAELKALCEGLGFADVKTYIQSGNVLFRSELAEGEVQTRLEEALTVKMGKTPGVILRSRGDLEAIVAKAPFPDAKPNFLLVTFLPEAPAADAFDKLVAPDGEEVKIDGREIYIHYPNGSGRSKLKLPALKSGTARNLNTVCKLAELAAVLEDEGA; from the coding sequence GTGCCGGTCTATGTCGCACTGCTGAGGGCGGTCAATGTCGGCGGCACCGCTACGCTTCCCATGGCGGAGCTGAAGGCCCTCTGCGAGGGCCTCGGCTTTGCCGATGTCAAGACCTACATCCAGAGCGGCAACGTGCTCTTCCGCTCCGAGCTTGCCGAAGGCGAGGTTCAAACGAGACTCGAGGAAGCGCTGACGGTAAAGATGGGCAAGACGCCGGGCGTCATTCTGCGCAGCCGCGGTGACCTGGAGGCGATTGTCGCAAAGGCGCCGTTTCCAGACGCGAAGCCGAATTTCCTGCTCGTCACATTCCTGCCGGAAGCACCCGCCGCGGACGCGTTCGACAAGCTCGTCGCACCGGACGGAGAAGAAGTGAAGATCGACGGGCGGGAGATCTATATCCACTATCCGAATGGATCGGGTCGGTCGAAGCTCAAACTGCCGGCGCTAAAATCGGGTACGGCACGCAACCTCAACACCGTATGCAAGCTGGCGGAACTCGCCGCGGTTCTCGAGGATGAAGGCGCGTGA